atatatatatatatatatatacacacatatctgttattgttttgttgttaagtcatatctgactctttgcaaccccatggaatgtagcctgccaagctcctctgtccaagggatttgccaggcaagaatactatagtgggttgtcatttccttctccaggagatctccctgaccaaggaactaaacctgtgtctcctgcattggcagggaaattctttactactaagccaccagtgaagccatatatatatgtggcttttaatcacatttttatattcattcattgaatgacaaacctagacaatgtattaaaaacagagatatcactttgccaacaaaggtccatagagtcaaagctattttaaaataaatattttaaaaaactaagaccatggcatccagccccattacttcatggcaaatagaaggggaaaaggtggaagtagtgacagatttcctcttcttgggctctaaaatcactgcggatggtgactgcagccatgaaatcagaagatgactgcttcttagctggaaagctatgacaaacctagacagtatgttgaaaagcagagacattactctgccaacaaaggtctgtatagtcaaggctatggtcttcccattggtcatgtatggttgtgagagctggactgtaaagaaggcagagcaccaaagaattgatgccttcgaactgtggtgctggagaagacccctgagagtcccttggtcagcaaagagatcaaaccagtcaatcttaagggaaatcaaccctgactactctttggaaggactgatgctgaagctgaagctccactatttcggtcacctgatacaaacagccaactcattggaaaagtccctgatgctgtgaaagattgagggcagaaggagaagagggcatcagaggatgagatggctggatggcatcaatgggcatgaacttgggtaaacttcaggagatggtgggggacaggaaaccctggtgtgctacagtctatggggttgcaacgagttgagCATGACTGGgtgacggaacaacaacaatcctaaaatgtatgaggtgatatctcattgtggttttcatttgcatttccctgtgaTTTGTGATGTTGAGCTCCTTTTCATACACCTATTGGCTATGTAAATGTCTTCTTCCTCAGGAAAATATCTCTTCagtttctttgtccatttttttaaactggatcATTTCCcttttgctattgaattgtatAACTTCTTCAGATATATTGAATAATAACTCCTATTTAGATAtacactttgcaaatattttctcccattctctaggttgtctttttaatttattgatagtttcctttgcagtACAGAAGATCTTTATTGTGTCtattttagcttttctttgcCTGTGTTTTTGGTGTGGTgcccaagaaatcattgccaaaccAATATCAAGGATCTTTcttcctatgttctcttctagaagttttatgctTTCAGGTCTTAACATTTAAGTCTTTGGTCCCAAAGAGCCAAAGAAATTCCAAGGAAGAAGAACAAATATGGAGACATaaaactttctgatttcaaactatattacacagctagagtaatcaaaatagtatggtactaattgatgctgggagggattggggtcaggaggagaaggggatgacagaggatgagatggttggatggcatcactgactcaatggacatgggtttgggtggactctgggagttggtgatggacagggaggcctagcgtgctgtggttcatgcgatcacaaagagttggacacgactgagtgactgaactgaactgaacataaaaacAGGagcatagatcagtggaacataACAGCAACCAGTGCATATTCAGTCAACAAATTTTTGACAAAGGCaccaagaacatacaatggataAAGGATAATCTAGTCAATAAATCATGTTGGGAAAAATTCATAACCACATGCCCCAAAATGAAAGTCAttcttttattgcattttatttattcagccaATAACTGTTGAGCATGTGCTCTGTGCATGGTGTTTTTGAAGTACTGACAGCAATTGAGATTATATTATCTGAGCCCTGGGTGACCTGATAGTCCCCAAGGCCCACTTAGTTCATGCTCCCATTGAAAATCCACTGTAAGAACTGAGCTGTCTGTCTACCACTTTGATCATTCCAGTGCCCAACCTCATCCATATACTTCATCTTTATCCCTGAAGAAATACTTTCATTTGATTATGACTTTTTGGAATTTGGTCCAGGTAGTTGAGTCACAACCAGTTAAGGGCTTgataaaaacataagaaaatgtttgaaaaagcCTGAGTTAGTGTCGTCTAGTTATAGAACGTTGTTCTATGTCTCAGGAGATCCAGGGCTGCTCAAATGGTCCTTCATGGAAAAAGTCACCCTGAAACAAAGGCTGGGAGGAGAAAGACAAATCATAGAGTGGAAGCAAAATATCAGAATATCAGGAAGTCACCCAGAGGTAGATCTTTGaagaggttaaatgaggtcagcTTGGTGTGTGGGCAGAAGGCATTACAGGACCAACCATGTGATTTGGGGTTTGGATGAAGAGCTGGACCAGTCTGCTCTCCAATCTAATCTTGTGGTTACAATTCATCTCTTTTGGTTTCATAAGGTTTTTCTCAACCACCTCCACCATTAGTAAAGAACTTCTCTGAAACTGGGAAATAGAAATGGTAAACACTGATTTTGTATCAGGACCATTTGGTGAGATCTACTATTTGCAATCCTTCCTTGACTGTTAATGTCATGGGCACACCAGCCCACAAAGCCTTGTTCTTTGCCATGTTTGCCTTATGTAACCAGTGGAGGTACTtgagtaaaaggaaaatattagaagTAGTTAAAGAAAAGTGATAGCAGTGATTACATAAACTTGCCTTTCCCCCCCTAATGGTATTCAGATTATGATTAATTTTCCAGAATCTTTTACCATGGCAGTAGTTGAAAGGTCCAAGTCTATATAAACCAGACTTAGAAAGCAAATAGGACATGAAAATTCTTTTATGCGTGAAGTTGCCTAGGTTCTGAGAAAGAGGCAATATGAAACACCTTGTAAgtattttttctggttttgaatatAGGTAACTATGTTTTCAGAGCCAGAATAGCCAGGGAGCAGTTCCTTTTTGCCATCAACTCTTCAAATTAAACCTAAATAGAACTTCCAAATATTAACTTGGCACATAACTTCCCTGTTGgtaagcctctttttttttttagaacatcaGAAAATGGGTCTGTCCCAAAAGAATTAATAGCTAGTTTCTTAAAAGGTCAACTATCTTTGGGGATTGAGTAGATATTCATATTTTAGGGTCTTTTCTTCCTAGATTCATCTTATTTATAAATTTCTGTCAAAGAAAGTTTCAGGTGTATTTAACACATGGCACTAATTCTAAGAATcatttaatagaatattattgCTGTCTGCATCACATGTTTTTCCTTGGTTAACCTCATTGCATTGTGGTTATTATTCAGAGAGTAactgttgtctttttctttgaagATGTATCTCACATTCATGGTGTCATCACATGCAGACTACTGCATAGGATattgtggggaaggggaggaggggtttCCTGTCGATTTTGGCTTAGGTTGTAAGTGCTCTTGAGCTGAGTGAGCCTTGAGCTGTGAGTGTAGGGAAAGATTCTCCGCTACATTTATCTTAGCCAGTTCCCATCCTTCTAATTCTCTTTCACTTACTTTCTGGTGTCTGAAATGCCTCCAGTAGGTTAGGCAGGTCACAGCAGGAGCAAACGATTTCCTGCAAATATCTCAAGAACCACTCACCCTTGAGTCAAATCTATTTCAAAATAAGGTGTAAACAAGTGATGCATAATCTTTATGCTCAGGCAAGGTGGGAGAAACTGGAGGAGAGGAAATTGGAAGGATATCAGATTCCAGAGGGGACAGAGAGGGGGTCCCCACTGGTTGGGAAGAAAGAAGGAGGTACAGAAAGGAAGACGGGGGACCTGAATTATCACTTATTTTACGACTTGACTTAAGATGGCCCTGCACTATGTGCAGATCAAGTGCTTGGTCAGGTTGCCTAATCTTTAGCCCAGTGATTGATAGCAGATGTAGCGCAAAACAAAAGGTATCTTTGAATGAACGGTAAAGCTTTCCTTCTTGAGCAGCCAGTACATCCCATATCGAACACACGGAATGACAGTCTCCTGATGCATCTGGGGCCTCTAGGGCAAGAGACACTATGAAAGTTACAGATCTTTTAAAAAGGCTCCAACCCTCGGCTCACTCTGAGCCCCATGCCCTGGGCTCATCTGAGGCTAAGGGAGCCAGCCCTGTACACtgacatttgtttccatttcagaTTGTGCCTTCAATCCTTATGGTCCTTTTCCTAGCTCCATCTCTGGCCCTGATGGTAAGTAAGGGTGGAGAGGGTTCAACCTGTCTGGTCCTCCTGAAGCAGAAGTACTTCAAAGGTGATAATCTGgggtgctgtgttgtgcttagtcactcagtcgtgtctgactctttgcaaccccatggactgtagcccaccaggctcctctgtctatggggattctccaggcaagaatactagagagggttgccatgccctcctccaagggatctccccaacccagggattgaacccaggtgtcctgcattgcaggtggaatctttaccatctgaaccaccagggaatctggGGTGGCCTCCGTCAAATTTCTTGTGAGGACCACTTTATACCTGTGAGAGACCGGCAATGCAGAAACGCTGAACTTTAGGACTGTGCTCCTTGctgccttctcttctccagaaCATCAGTGACAACCATCCTCTGGATGGATCTGTTGGGACCCAGAGCATCCATGTCAATGCCTTTCGAGGTATGGTCAGCATCCGAGACAACAATGTTTTGAGTGAATGGGATGGAGTCTTGGACCACAAGAATGTAAGATGTAGAACACATTCAttacaatgccaaagaaagcctTGCCTGCTCCAAAATTTAGCCTCCTGCTTTTCCAGAGAGAAGAGAACCCTGTCTACATAGGCCTCTCTAAGTTTAGGATCTTGAGGGAATACATCTCTCttggtaaagaaccagctttcgTGCATTTGCAGTGACTTGTTTTTGAGCCAGCGACCATAGGAAGAGCTTCTGAAATCTCTAGGGATCCAGCACTCTTTGTGTCCCTCTCCTGTGTTGACTTCACAGGGCTCCTGAAGGCCTCTGAAATAAGAGAGCTATTTTAAGAATCCTGATGTCCTCCAACTTGTATGTACCATAGAGGTTCTTTGGTCTTGCTCTcagattttaatcagtttatttccaaagcaggaaaataatttattttcacttttagaaaTCTTGCTTCCACTTGCCCATGTGGTCAGGGATGGCAAGGCGTGACCTGGAAGAAAGAGGCAGGATTGGGAAGGGAGGCTCCATGATAGAAAATTTATATGACCAGAGACACGACGCAACAAGAGACATGATGCAATCAGAGACACAAGGCAACCAGAGACAGGATGCAGCTTTTGTGTgcttcggtttcctcatctgcaaaggaAAATCAATGGCTGCCTTTCCTACTGGAAAGGATTCAGAGGATTAAGTGAAGGAAAAGACCACAGCCCCCACTCCCTGGATGACCCTCTGCCATCCAGCCCCTGGTGTTCGGAAGCCCCGCTCCTACTTTCCCCACTCAGGACAGAATCCACAAACACAGGctttctctctgctctgcctgGACCTCCCCAGACTCTGTCCTCCCCATTCTTCACCTGACCCGCTCCTGATTTCCTGGAGGACACAGCTCCCAAGTCTTCTTTCACGACATGCAGGCCAGGGATTTCTAACTCTGTTTTAAACCATAAAGACTTTTGTTCTAATGAAGATTTCGCAAAATTCCACTTGATGGAACAGAAGTCAGAACCTTGGCAGGTAAGGGAGATGAGCTCAGTGTCAGACTCGGCTGGAGAACTGTTGCTTTACTCCAAAGCTCAGAGAGGCCGAAGGTCAGGTCCAAGGCTACATCAGGCAGTCAATGACAGATCGAGGGCCGGATCTGACCCTAGAGGTCTAAGCACAGGCTCCTCCTCAGCTTGTAAACCCAGATGGGATGCTAACTCACACACTGGCTTCACAAGCAGGTGGTATCTGTCTCATCCGTTCATGACATCCCCCTGGAGAGAGTCTActtttcctgctttgcagatggggaagctgagggtCGTGCAGGCGGCTGAGGACCATGAACAGCACTGTCACTGCGGCCCACCCCCTGTCCCTCCAGTCCCCCAGTCTGTTAGTGGTATGCAGAGTGCCCCAGGGGATACCCTCCGTGATGCCTGCAGCAGGGCCCCATGTGCAAGGCCAGTCCTTTGGCTGGCACTTTGCTCTGGTGCCCAGGGCCTGCTCTGCCAGGATGCTCCACACCACAGTCTGAAGGACAGCTATGTGCAGCTCTGTTGACAAATAGGAGCCCCTGTATTGTGACTAAATGAATGACAGGGTTCTGCTGTGTTGCTTTAAGGCCCTCTTGGTGGCTAAGTTGTTTAGCAAGATGGCCTGTGTCCTGGCCAAGATGGATGAAGCTGTCTTCCCAACTTTGGATGACATTGTTAAggccctggaccaccaggtaagtgaGATCAGCTCACTGGGGTCCCCTCCTAGTTTAGTGTTTTTGAACTCTACGTTCTGACCTCCTAAGATGATGCTGTACATGCTGGGGAATTCATTTCATGCTTGATCTTAATGCCCATGGAATTCCATCATCATGCAAAGGACTCCAAGTCCAATCCATGGCCTATTTAAGTCACAGCACATTAATGAAAATGAACCTTTGCATTCCATGCAATGACAAAATTTTGATGTATTCCAAAAGGGTGTGAACTACACGTTagtgaatataaatattaaagtgAAATACTAGAGTATTTTCATTCTCatacctcctctcctcccctgcagACCCTTTAAGCTCATGCACACATAATATCTTAGTTGAAAATGAGTTTAGGACTTCTGAAACTCTTTCCTGTCTCTTAAATGCCAAGGGTTGtcagataaattaaaaatcagcAGGAAGTCCTTGGGAAGTCACTGAAATCTGGCATCATTTTGCTTAAATAACCAACCTAGCACATTTGGGCTGTGTCCCTGATGTCCATGGCA
This window of the Bubalus bubalis isolate 160015118507 breed Murrah chromosome 12, NDDB_SH_1, whole genome shotgun sequence genome carries:
- the LOC102394414 gene encoding gastrokine-3-like: MKHLIVPSILMVLFLAPSLALMNISDNHPLDGSVGTQSIHVNAFRGMVSIRDNNVLSEWDGVLDHKNALLVAKLFSKMACVLAKMDEAVFPTLDDIVKALDHQTPKHYPSTHGLTYTVLPSRVKNLAQFGAPIKDMCRAVPTYFAQQQKEGTALAIDPDSCFEIQLLSFLGLSICGEIPGL